A single Brevundimonas sp. SL130 DNA region contains:
- the katG gene encoding catalase/peroxidase HPI, whose translation MTTEAKCPFSGATTESVAGGGVQNRDWWPGQLRTDLLNQHSSRSNPLGEGFSYREAFSKLDYEALKNDLRQLMTDSQDWWPADFGHYGPQFVRMAWHSAGTYRVGDGRGGGGRGQQRFAPLNSWPDNVNIDKSRRLLWPIKQKYGQAISWADLFILTGNVALETMGLRTFGFAGGRQDTWEPDQDVYWGRENTWLGGDERYARGSNGVDKPADEAVLVADDTADGVKHTRDLENPLAAVQMGLIYVNPEGPDGNPDPLASARDIRDTFARMAMNDEETVALIAGGHTFGKTHGAGPAEHVGPEPEADGLEAQGLGWTSSFGSGKAGDAITSGLEVTWTQTPAQWSNFYFENLFGFEWELEKSPAGAHQWVAKDAGEIIPDAHDPTKMRRPTMLTTDLALRVDPDYEKISRRFLNDPQAFADAFARAWFKLTHRDLGPRSRYVGPEVPQEELVWQDPVPAVDHPLIDAGDVATLKAQVLATGLSVSELVGVAWASASTFRGGDKRGGANGARIRLAPQKDWAVNQPQHLDRVLKTLEGVQSAFNQEQAGGKRVSLADLIVLAGAAGVEQAAKAAGHDVIVPFTPGRTDASQAQTDVESFSYLEPVADGFRNYQKARYTVPAESLLIDQAQRLTLTAPELTALIGGLRAININVGGSTHGVLTDRPGALTNDVFVNLLDMGVKWSASSSAKDLFDGRDRKTGELRWTGTRVDLVFGSNAVLRALAEVYAEADGHKKLVDDFVAAWARVMELDRFDLHG comes from the coding sequence ATGACCACCGAAGCCAAATGCCCGTTCTCAGGCGCGACGACAGAGTCGGTCGCCGGGGGCGGGGTCCAGAACCGCGACTGGTGGCCGGGGCAGCTGCGCACCGATCTGCTGAACCAGCATTCGTCGCGGTCGAACCCGCTGGGCGAGGGGTTCAGCTATCGCGAGGCCTTTTCCAAGCTGGATTATGAGGCGCTGAAGAACGACCTGCGCCAGCTGATGACGGATTCGCAGGACTGGTGGCCGGCGGACTTCGGCCACTACGGGCCTCAGTTCGTCCGCATGGCCTGGCACAGCGCCGGCACCTATCGGGTCGGCGACGGCCGGGGCGGCGGCGGGCGTGGCCAGCAGCGGTTCGCCCCCCTGAACTCGTGGCCGGACAATGTGAACATCGACAAGTCGCGCCGCCTGCTGTGGCCGATCAAGCAGAAATACGGTCAGGCCATCTCCTGGGCCGACCTGTTCATCCTGACGGGCAATGTGGCGCTGGAGACCATGGGCTTGCGCACCTTCGGCTTCGCCGGTGGTCGCCAAGACACCTGGGAGCCGGATCAGGACGTCTATTGGGGGCGTGAAAACACCTGGCTAGGCGGCGACGAACGCTATGCGCGCGGCTCGAACGGCGTGGACAAGCCGGCCGACGAGGCCGTTCTGGTCGCGGACGACACCGCCGACGGCGTCAAACACACGCGCGATCTGGAGAACCCGCTGGCGGCGGTTCAGATGGGACTGATCTACGTCAACCCGGAAGGCCCCGACGGCAATCCCGATCCGTTGGCCTCGGCCCGCGATATCCGCGACACCTTTGCGCGGATGGCGATGAACGACGAGGAGACGGTCGCCCTGATCGCCGGCGGCCACACCTTCGGCAAGACCCATGGCGCCGGCCCGGCTGAGCATGTCGGACCCGAGCCCGAGGCTGATGGCCTGGAGGCGCAGGGCCTGGGCTGGACCTCCAGCTTCGGCAGCGGAAAGGCCGGGGACGCCATCACCAGCGGCCTGGAAGTCACCTGGACCCAGACCCCGGCCCAGTGGAGCAACTTCTACTTCGAGAACCTGTTCGGCTTCGAATGGGAGCTGGAGAAGTCGCCCGCCGGCGCCCACCAGTGGGTGGCCAAGGACGCCGGGGAAATCATTCCCGACGCCCACGATCCGACCAAGATGCGTCGGCCGACCATGCTGACCACCGACTTGGCGCTGCGGGTCGATCCCGATTACGAAAAGATCTCGCGGCGCTTCCTGAACGATCCCCAGGCCTTCGCGGACGCCTTCGCCCGCGCCTGGTTCAAGCTGACCCACCGCGACCTGGGTCCGCGCTCGCGCTATGTGGGGCCGGAGGTTCCGCAGGAGGAACTGGTCTGGCAGGATCCCGTGCCGGCCGTCGATCATCCGCTGATCGACGCGGGCGATGTGGCCACGTTGAAGGCCCAGGTGCTGGCGACGGGCCTGAGCGTTTCGGAGCTGGTGGGCGTGGCCTGGGCCTCGGCCTCGACCTTCCGGGGCGGGGACAAGCGAGGCGGCGCCAATGGCGCGCGCATCCGCCTGGCGCCGCAGAAGGACTGGGCCGTCAACCAGCCCCAGCACCTTGATCGGGTGCTGAAGACCCTGGAAGGCGTGCAGTCCGCCTTCAACCAGGAACAGGCCGGCGGCAAGCGGGTCTCGCTGGCCGACCTGATCGTGCTGGCCGGCGCCGCGGGCGTTGAACAGGCGGCCAAGGCCGCTGGCCATGACGTCATCGTGCCCTTCACGCCGGGCCGGACGGACGCCAGCCAGGCCCAGACCGACGTCGAGTCCTTCAGCTATCTGGAGCCGGTCGCCGACGGTTTCCGCAACTATCAGAAGGCCCGCTACACCGTTCCCGCCGAGTCCCTGTTGATCGACCAGGCCCAGCGTCTGACCCTGACTGCGCCTGAACTGACGGCGCTGATCGGGGGCTTGCGCGCCATCAACATCAATGTGGGCGGTTCGACCCACGGGGTGCTGACGGATCGGCCGGGCGCCCTGACCAACGACGTCTTCGTCAACCTGCTGGACATGGGCGTGAAGTGGTCGGCCTCTTCGTCAGCCAAGGATCTGTTCGACGGTCGTGATCGCAAGACCGGCGAACTGCGCTGGACCGGCACGCGCGTCGATCTGGTGTTCGGCTCCAACGCCGTTCTGCGCGCCCTGGCCGAGGTCTATGCCGAGGCGGACGGACACAAGAAGCTGGTCGATGACTTCGTGGCAGCCTGGGCCCGGGTCATGGAGCTGGACCGGTTCGACCTGCACGGCTGA
- a CDS encoding hydrogen peroxide-inducible genes activator: MLPTLRQLQYLKLLAEHGSFSRAAEAAHVSQPALSAGVQELERILGAPVVERARGAVIMTAVGAEAVRRAEDVLARTEDLVEAAKNAGRLLSGRFRLGVIPTVAPFLLPAKLPSLKIAYPNLKLFIREDLTPRLIAALKAGQIDAAVIALPYDAPGVEHARIGDDEILAAAPHDHALAAPGPIRPGSLRAEDLILLEDGHCLRDHALAALDIEAPRGDDVFAATSLHTLIQMVGSGLGVSFLPKMAVQAGLADTPSVVIRAFENQADGAPPHREIVVAWRSGSSRAAEARLLAEALKLD; the protein is encoded by the coding sequence ATGCTCCCCACCCTGCGTCAACTCCAGTACCTCAAGCTTCTCGCCGAACACGGCAGCTTCTCCCGCGCCGCCGAGGCCGCCCACGTCAGCCAGCCCGCCCTCAGCGCCGGGGTGCAGGAGCTGGAACGGATCCTGGGCGCCCCCGTGGTCGAGCGGGCGCGCGGCGCCGTCATCATGACCGCCGTCGGGGCCGAGGCCGTGCGCCGGGCCGAGGACGTCCTGGCCCGGACCGAGGATCTGGTCGAGGCAGCCAAGAACGCGGGACGGCTGCTGTCGGGCCGGTTCCGCCTGGGCGTCATCCCGACCGTGGCCCCCTTCCTGCTGCCCGCCAAACTGCCGTCGCTGAAGATCGCCTATCCGAACCTGAAACTGTTCATCCGCGAGGATCTGACGCCCCGTCTGATCGCCGCCCTGAAAGCAGGCCAGATCGACGCCGCCGTCATCGCCCTGCCCTACGACGCGCCGGGGGTCGAACACGCCCGTATCGGCGACGACGAGATCCTGGCCGCCGCCCCCCACGACCACGCCCTGGCCGCCCCCGGCCCGATCCGCCCCGGTTCGCTGCGGGCCGAGGATCTGATCCTGCTGGAAGACGGCCACTGCCTGCGCGACCACGCGCTTGCGGCTCTGGACATCGAGGCCCCGCGCGGCGACGACGTCTTCGCCGCCACCAGCCTGCACACCCTGATCCAGATGGTCGGCTCGGGCCTGGGGGTCAGCTTCCTGCCCAAGATGGCGGTCCAGGCCGGCCTGGCCGACACCCCTTCCGTCGTCATCCGCGCCTTCGAGAACCAGGCCGACGGCGCCCCGCCCCACCGCGAAATCGTCGTCGCCTGGCGCTCCGGCTCCAGCCGCGCGGCCGAGGCCCGGTTGCTGGCCGAAGCCCTGAAGCTGGATTGA
- a CDS encoding 2-dehydropantoate 2-reductase, which translates to MTDAKLKIAVIGPGAIGGTVAAWLAQRADLDVLVCARTPFADLEIEAPGGRIAATPTVATRPDGLTPVDWVIVATKTYDTASTLVWLEGLVGPETRVAILRNGVEHLAPFADRVPVDRLVPAVVDIPAERRAPGRILQRRDGWIKTPDGEAGAAFVALFAHTPIHAETTADFRSEAWKKLALNCAGAVNALILKPSGIAHDEGAASVMRALVAECVLVGRAEGALLPDDLPDQVIAGYRAAAPDGINSLHADRAAGRPMELDARNGVIVRLGARHGLPTPANALIVALLNAAAL; encoded by the coding sequence ATGACGGACGCCAAGCTCAAGATCGCCGTGATCGGCCCCGGCGCCATCGGCGGCACGGTGGCGGCCTGGCTGGCGCAGCGCGCGGATCTCGACGTCCTGGTCTGCGCCCGCACGCCGTTTGCGGACCTGGAGATCGAAGCCCCCGGCGGGCGGATCGCCGCCACGCCGACGGTCGCGACCCGCCCGGACGGTCTGACGCCCGTCGACTGGGTGATCGTGGCCACCAAGACCTATGACACCGCCTCGACCCTGGTCTGGCTCGAGGGGCTGGTCGGCCCTGAAACGCGGGTGGCCATTCTCCGCAACGGGGTCGAACACCTGGCCCCGTTCGCCGACCGAGTCCCCGTCGACCGCCTCGTCCCCGCCGTGGTGGACATACCGGCTGAACGCCGGGCGCCCGGCCGGATCCTTCAGAGGCGCGACGGCTGGATCAAGACTCCAGACGGCGAAGCGGGCGCCGCCTTCGTCGCCCTGTTCGCCCATACGCCGATCCACGCCGAGACCACGGCCGACTTCCGCTCCGAAGCTTGGAAGAAGCTGGCCCTGAACTGCGCCGGCGCCGTCAACGCCCTGATCCTCAAACCCTCCGGCATCGCCCATGACGAAGGCGCCGCCTCCGTGATGCGCGCCCTGGTCGCCGAATGCGTCTTGGTGGGTCGAGCGGAAGGGGCGCTCCTGCCCGACGATCTGCCGGACCAGGTCATCGCCGGCTATCGCGCCGCCGCCCCGGACGGGATCAACTCGCTCCACGCCGACCGCGCCGCCGGCCGCCCCATGGAGCTGGACGCCCGCAACGGGGTCATCGTCCGCCTCGGCGCCCGCCACGGCCTGCCGACCCCGGCCAACGCCCTGATCGTCGCCCTGCTGAACGCGGCCGCGCTGTAG
- the acnA gene encoding aconitate hydratase AcnA gives MPSTDSFNTRQDLSVGRKKYAYYSLPAAEEAGLTGISRLPRSMKVLLENLLRNEDGVSVTQDDLKAVAAWVENKGSVEHEIAFRPARVLMQDFTGVPAVVDLAAMRDAMSALGADAAKINPLVPVDLVIDHSVMVDHFGTAKAFGQNVEREYERNIERYNFLRWGSSAFNNFRVVPPGTGICHQVNLENLAQTVWTLEEGKKTVAYPDTVVGTDSHTTMINGLAVLGWGVGGIEAEAAMLGQPIPMLIPEVIGFKLTGRLPEGTTATDLVLTVTQMLRKKGVVGKFVEFFGDALPNMTIEDQATIANMAPEYGATCGFFPVSAATIGYLTSTGRDKARVALVEAYAKAQGLWIDETSEDPVFTDVLELDLATVVPSLAGPKRPQDRVELTTAAPAFETALVDVFARPTDAPRAAVEGEKFTVGDGDVVIAAITSCTNTSNPSVLIAAGLVARKAHALGLKAKPWVKTSLAPGSQVVTDYLTDAGLQKDLDALGFNLVGYGCTTCIGNSGPLDPAISKAINDNALVATSVLSGNRNFEGRVNPDVQANYLASPPLVVAYAIAGSMRIDITKDPIGQDKKGNDVFLKDVWPTSQEIADIQKKSVTPAMFAKRYKDVFKGDKHWQAIKVTGGQTYEWDDASTYVANPPYFEGLSMDLTPVQDIVEARVLAIFGDSITTDHISPAGSIKKTSPAGVYLTNHGVEAAEFNSYGARRGNHEVMMRGTFANIRIKNRITPEIEGGVTKHFPSNDTMSIYDAAMRYQSEGRPLVVFAGKEYGTGSSRDWAAKGTRLLGVRAVIAESFERIHRSNLVGMGVVPLQFKQDGWQKLGLTGEEIVTIRGLSDANVGKLRPRQDLWVELFRPSDGKMARFPVRCRIDNQTEMDYLLAGGVMPYVLRNLARGPETEAPIAAE, from the coding sequence ATGCCGTCCACCGACAGCTTCAACACCCGCCAGGACCTTTCCGTCGGGCGCAAGAAATACGCCTATTACAGCCTTCCGGCCGCCGAGGAAGCCGGTCTGACCGGGATTTCCCGTCTGCCGCGCTCGATGAAGGTGCTGCTGGAGAACCTGCTCCGCAACGAAGACGGCGTCTCGGTGACGCAGGACGACCTGAAGGCCGTCGCCGCCTGGGTCGAGAACAAGGGCTCGGTCGAGCACGAGATCGCCTTCCGTCCGGCCCGCGTCCTGATGCAGGACTTCACCGGAGTTCCCGCCGTGGTCGATCTGGCCGCCATGCGCGACGCCATGAGCGCCCTGGGCGCCGACGCCGCCAAGATCAATCCGCTGGTTCCAGTCGATCTGGTCATCGACCACTCGGTCATGGTCGATCACTTCGGCACGGCCAAGGCCTTCGGCCAGAACGTCGAGCGCGAATATGAGCGCAACATCGAACGCTACAACTTCCTGCGCTGGGGTTCGTCGGCCTTCAACAACTTCCGCGTCGTGCCCCCCGGCACCGGCATCTGCCACCAGGTGAACCTGGAGAACCTGGCCCAGACCGTCTGGACCCTGGAAGAGGGCAAGAAGACGGTCGCCTATCCCGACACCGTCGTCGGCACTGACTCGCACACCACCATGATCAACGGCCTGGCCGTCCTGGGCTGGGGCGTCGGCGGCATCGAGGCCGAGGCCGCCATGCTGGGCCAGCCGATCCCGATGCTGATCCCCGAGGTCATCGGCTTCAAGCTGACCGGCCGTCTGCCGGAAGGCACGACCGCGACCGACCTGGTGCTGACCGTCACCCAGATGCTGCGCAAGAAGGGCGTGGTCGGCAAGTTCGTCGAATTCTTCGGCGACGCCCTGCCGAACATGACCATCGAAGACCAGGCGACCATCGCCAACATGGCCCCGGAATATGGCGCCACCTGCGGCTTCTTCCCCGTCTCGGCCGCGACCATCGGCTATCTGACCTCGACCGGCCGCGACAAGGCGCGCGTCGCCCTGGTCGAAGCCTATGCCAAGGCCCAGGGCCTGTGGATCGACGAGACCTCGGAAGACCCGGTCTTCACCGACGTGCTGGAACTGGACCTGGCCACCGTCGTGCCGTCGCTGGCCGGTCCCAAGCGTCCCCAGGACCGCGTCGAACTGACCACGGCCGCCCCGGCCTTCGAAACGGCCCTGGTCGATGTCTTCGCCCGTCCGACCGACGCCCCGCGCGCGGCTGTCGAGGGTGAGAAGTTCACCGTCGGCGACGGCGACGTCGTGATCGCGGCCATCACCTCCTGCACCAACACCTCCAACCCGTCGGTCCTGATCGCCGCCGGTCTGGTGGCGCGCAAGGCCCATGCCCTGGGCCTGAAGGCCAAGCCCTGGGTCAAGACCTCGCTGGCCCCCGGCTCGCAGGTCGTCACCGACTATCTGACCGACGCCGGCCTGCAAAAGGACCTGGACGCCCTGGGCTTCAACCTGGTCGGCTACGGCTGCACCACCTGTATCGGCAACTCGGGCCCGCTGGATCCGGCGATCTCGAAGGCGATCAACGACAACGCCCTGGTCGCCACCTCGGTCCTGTCGGGCAACCGCAACTTCGAAGGCCGGGTGAACCCGGACGTCCAGGCCAACTATCTGGCCTCGCCGCCGCTGGTCGTGGCCTACGCCATCGCCGGCTCGATGCGGATCGACATCACCAAGGATCCGATCGGCCAGGACAAGAAGGGCAATGACGTCTTCCTGAAGGATGTCTGGCCGACCTCGCAGGAGATCGCCGACATCCAGAAGAAGTCGGTCACCCCGGCCATGTTCGCCAAACGCTACAAGGACGTGTTCAAGGGCGACAAACACTGGCAGGCGATCAAGGTCACGGGCGGCCAGACCTATGAGTGGGACGACGCCTCCACCTATGTCGCCAACCCGCCCTACTTCGAAGGCCTGTCGATGGACCTGACGCCGGTCCAGGACATCGTCGAGGCCCGCGTCCTGGCCATCTTCGGCGACTCGATCACCACCGACCACATCTCCCCGGCCGGTTCGATCAAGAAGACCTCGCCCGCCGGCGTCTATCTGACGAACCACGGCGTCGAGGCGGCCGAGTTCAACAGCTACGGCGCCCGCCGTGGCAACCACGAAGTCATGATGCGCGGCACCTTCGCCAATATCCGGATCAAGAACCGGATCACGCCCGAGATCGAGGGCGGCGTCACCAAGCATTTCCCGTCGAACGACACCATGTCGATCTATGACGCCGCCATGCGTTACCAGTCGGAAGGCCGGCCGCTGGTCGTCTTCGCCGGCAAGGAATACGGCACCGGCTCGTCGCGCGACTGGGCGGCCAAGGGCACGCGCCTGCTGGGCGTTCGCGCCGTCATCGCCGAAAGCTTCGAGCGCATCCACCGTTCGAACCTGGTCGGCATGGGCGTCGTGCCGCTGCAGTTCAAACAGGACGGCTGGCAGAAGCTGGGTCTGACCGGCGAGGAGATCGTCACCATCCGCGGCCTGTCCGACGCCAATGTCGGCAAGCTGCGTCCGCGTCAGGACCTGTGGGTCGAGCTGTTCCGCCCGTCGGACGGCAAGATGGCCCGCTTCCCGGTCCGCTGCCGCATCGATAACCAGACCGAGATGGACTATCTGCTGGCCGGCGGCGTCATGCCCTACGTCCTGCGCAACCTGGCCCGCGGCCCGGAAACCGAGGCCCCGATCGCGGCTGAATAG